The proteins below come from a single Gossypium raimondii isolate GPD5lz chromosome 2, ASM2569854v1, whole genome shotgun sequence genomic window:
- the LOC105787901 gene encoding uncharacterized protein LOC105787901 has protein sequence MARNEEKAQSMLNRFIALKAEEKKKPKERRPFLASECRDLAEADKWRQQIMREIGRKVAEIQNEGLGEHRLRDLNDEINKLIREKSHWERRIVELGGPNYAKHAPKMTDLEGNIVDVPNPSGRGPGYRYFGAAKKLPGVRELFEKPPELRKRRTRYDIYKRIDASYYGYRDEEDGVLARVEGPAEAKMRAEAEEEWRRVEEIRREARRGAKEVVSVGAAAREVLFEEEEDVVEEERREREEKERKDKEREFVVHVPLPDEKEIERMVVERKKMELLSKYASEGLLEEQSEAKDMLNIHR, from the coding sequence ATGGCTCGAAACGAAGAGAAAGCCCAGTCGATGCTCAATCGATTCATAGCCCTAAAAGCCGAGGAAAAAAAGAAGCCCAAAGAACGCCGCCCTTTCCTCGCCTCTGAGTGCCGTGACCTTGCTGAGGCCGACAAATGGCGTCAACAAATCATGCGAGAGATTGGCCGCAAGGTCGCTGAGATTCAGAATGAAGGCCTCGGAGAACATCGACTCCGCGACCTTAACGACGAGATCAATAAGCTTATACGAGAGAAGTCACACTGGGAACGGCGCATCGTTGAACTTGGCGGCCCGAATTACGCCAAACACGCCCCTAAAATGACAGATTTAGAAGGGAATATAGTGGATGTTCCAAACCCCAGCGGCCGTGGCCCTGGGTATCGGTATTTCGGAGCCGCGAAGAAGTTGCCGGGAGTTAGGGAGTTGTTTGAGAAGCCGCCGGAGTTGCGAAAGAGGAGAACTAGATATGATATTTATAAGAGGATTGATGCGAGTTATTATGGGTATAGGGATGAAGAGGATGGAGTTTTAGCTAGAGTGGAGGGGCCAGCTGAGGCAAAGATGAGGGCTGAAGCCGAGGAAGAGTGGCGGAGAGTGGAGGAGATTAGAAGAGAGGCAAGGAGAGGGGCGAAGGAGGTGGTTAGCGTGGGAGCTGCTGCGAGAGAGGTTTTGTTTGAGGAAGAGGAGGATGTGGTGGAGGAGGAGAGGAGGGAGAGGGAGGAGAAAGAGAGGAAGGATAAGGAGAGGGAATTTGTCGTGCACGTGCCATTGCCTGATGAGAAGGAGATTGAGAGGATGGTTGTTGAAAGGAAGAAGATGGAGCTTTTAAGTAAGTATGCGAGTGAAGGGCTGTTGGAGGAGCAGAGTGAAGCCAAGGACATGCTTAATATCCATCGGTAG
- the LOC105787904 gene encoding uncharacterized protein LOC105787904, translating to MIRIAKNPKPLTTLTHQFLQRCTVSGTAKGKSKLKAGQPLKRSKISTKKGKGGASLDDSLPKGGRIPDEKQKLYDQCLNAPTPVRHLSPKERAREAEREKLGLISKERQREMEILKKGGRKAMGVPDEPMIMGTPGLDLITLGLVDADKIPKYELTVEDGRRLAKEYSRVLMRKHRARQAAETNLLRMKKEAIEALPEKLKEAAMIPDLTPFPANRLMASLTPPIEGYIEKVKEAAKKSSTKQKLR from the coding sequence ATGATCCGAATCGCCAAAAACCCCAAACCTCTAACAACTCTGACTCACCAATTCCTCCAACGCTGCACCGTCAGTGGAACCGCCAAAGGCAAATCCAAACTCAAAGCCGGCCAACCTTTGAAACGCTCCAAAATCTCCactaaaaaaggaaaaggcGGCGCTTCTCTCGACGATTCCCTCCCCAAAGGCGGCAGAATCCCCGACGAGAAGCAAAAACTCTACGACCAATGCCTCAATGCACCCACGCCGGTCCGTCACCTCTCACCGAAAGAGCGAGCCCGCGAAGCCGAACGGGAAAAATTGGGATTAATAAGCAAGGAGCGGCAACGGGAAATGGAGATTTTGAAGAAGGGAGGAAGAAAGGCAATGGGAGTCCCTGACGAGCCTATGATTATGGGAACTCCGGGGCTGGATTTGATTACATTGGGCCTTGTCGATGCTGATAAGATACCCAAATATGAGCTGACGGTGGAGGATGGCCGGAGATTGGCCAAGGAGTATAGTAGGGTTTTGATGAGGAAGCATAGGGCAAGGCAGGCTGCTGAGACTAATTTGTTGAGAATGAAAAAGGAGGCAATTGAAGCGTTGCCGGAGAAACTTAAGGAGGCGGCTATGATACCAGATTTGACCCCGTTTCCGGCAAATCGATTGATGGCGTCTTTGACTCCACCTATTGAAGGGTATATTGAGAAGGTTAAGGAAGCGGCTAAGAAAAGTTCCACCAAGCAGAAGCTTAGGTGA